The following DNA comes from Novosphingobium sp. PP1Y.
CGAGGCACACTTTGGCGTCCCGATGGCGGGAGCCATTCTCAACACGCTTAATACGCGACTGAAAGCAGAGGAAATCGCTTTCCAGCTTGGGCACGGCAGAGCACGCATCCTGATGGTCGACCGGGAATTCAGCGAAACTGTTGCGGCCGCCACCAAAATCATGGCGGATCCACCGCTGATCGTGGACATTGACGATCCTCTTTACGGCGGAGCTTGTTTTACTGAAGGAGCCATAGCCTACGAGGGGTTGCTGGCGGAAGGCTCGCCCGAAGTACCTTGGCTGATGCCCGAGGATGAGCGCGATCCGATCTCGCTTAATTACACATCTGGCACCACCGGCGACCCCAAGGGCGTCTTGACGCATCATCGGGGCGCGTACCTCAATTCTCTCTCTCAAATCATTACTTGGACCATGCCGCTCAATCCGGTCTATCTTTGGACATTGCCGATGTTTCATTGCAACGGATGGTGTTTCCCCTGGGCGCTGGCTGCGCAAGGGGGCACGAATATATGTTTGCGTAAGGTCGATCCGCCGCTCGTCCTAGACCTGATTGCCGCCCACAGAGTTTCCCACCTGTGTGGCGCGCCGATAGTCTATTCCATGCTGATTGACGAGCTGACCCGGAACGAGAGCACGTTGAGGAAGAGCGTTCAGGGCATGATTGCCGGTGCGGCGCCACCAAAAGCTCTGATGCAAGGCGCGGAAAGGGTCGGCTTCGATCTGACACATGTTTACGGACTCACCGAAGTTTACGGTCCTGCGGCGGTTTGCCTCAAGCAGCCTGATTGGGCGGACAAAACAGCCGAGGAACGCGCAAGGCTCAACGCCCGGCAGGGAGTTGCTATGATTTCCCAAGACGCGATGTGCGTACTCGACCCGGCAACGATGGCGCCTGTGCCAGCTGACGGCGAGACCGCAGGCGAGATCATGTTTCGCGGGAACGCCACGATGACTGGGTACCTGAATAATCCCCAGGCAACTATCGAGGCCTTTGCCGGAGGATGGTTTCACACCGGTGATCTCGCAGTTGTGGAATCTGACGGATATGCGCGGATCACCGACCGCTCGAAGGACATCATCATCTCCGGCGGCGAAAATATTTCGTCGCTGGAGGTTGAGGATGTGTTGCATCAGCATCCCTCCGTTTCGCTTGCGGCAGTGGTTGCAAAGCCGGATGCGCGCTGGGGCGAAGTGGCATGTGCGTTTATCGAATTGCGGACAGGCGAGCAGGCCAGTCCGGTAGAGCTGCAAGCATTTTGCCGATCCCATATTGCGGGTTTCAAGGTACCCAAGGTGATCATGTTTGGGGAGATCCCAAAGACTTCTACTGGGAAGGTCCAGAAGGCGGTGCTTCGTGAAGTAGCGAAGGCCATGTCTTGAGCTACATTGCGCAATCAAGCGATTCATTTTCTTGCTATTGCTTCAAAACAGTGGGCTCCGTTGCGAGGATGAGCCATTTCGGGATTGCGTGAAGCAAGCCGATTTTGCATGAGCGTTTCTATGCCAAGCAGCGCATCTGAGGAAAATGAGATTACGGATAATAGCCAACGGGAATGCGAAGCAGGACCGGTTCGCGATCGACTGATTGACGTCGCATCTGTGCACTTTGCCGAGCACGGGTTGCAAGGCGCAAGTCAGCGGGCAATTCAGCGCGAGGTCGGGGTCAATCCCGGCGCAGCAAACTATCATTTTGGATCTAAAGAAGCTCTCTATCTTGCAGTAATAGAAGATGCACTCGGGAGGATCCAAGCGAGTCGAACTGAGCTTCTGGATGATGTTGAAATCGGCACTGATCGGTCGGCAGCAGTGCGCCGCCTGCTCAACGCCTATCTCGCACCAATGTTACGTGAAGCAAGGACACGCAGAGGACACAGCTATCTGCGTATACTCGTGGCACAGCTTTCTCACGCCGACATAGCACGCGCGGCGATGGAAGAACAGGTTCAGGAAGTGCGCGAACGCTATATCGATCATTTCAGCAGGTTGTTTCCGGCCGTATCTCGGAACCGGCTATACGAGATATTGCGTGTATGTCTCAGTGTCGCGGCGATCGTACCCATCCAGTTCAGGCAGGAGCAACTCAGCGAACGCAAAATCGAAACGATGATTGGTGATGTGACAGAGATCACCGCAGTCATATTCGAGAGGATGTGTGACGAGGACACATGAGGACGCGGCGTCGAGGGCCATAACGCTGAGCGAGCTTGTACGCGCAGCTTGAAAGCAGCGCACTACAAACAACCATGATGTGGCGTCAGAAGATGGCATCTGTGGACGCCCCATCGGATGCAAGCAGTAAATCGGAGTTTGTTGGCACGTTGTCGGATGCTGTCATCTGTCCGGCCTCGATGAGCAGCGCCATATGCTGCGGGCCAGTATGGGAGTTCGCGGACCGGATCCATTTCAGCTTTGCGCGCTTGGCTAGCGCTCTGCCATTCCCTGGTTCTTCCAGCCCCGTCTCGCCGACTGTTGTGCCATACCCTCCTTTGACCGCCTAAGTCCCCGACGCCTCTGGCCGCTGCCTTGGCTTACGCCGCGACCGCTGCCGGAGCTCTGTAATCTTCGTTCTTTGTGAGCAGCGTCCAGACCATGCGCGCCATCTTGTTGGCGAGCGCGACCGAGACGAGCATACGCGGCTTGCGCGCAAGCATCCGCTCCAGGCAGCCATGCTTGCCACCGCGGCTGTCAACGCCATGGACCACCGCTGCCTCGATCAGAGCGCGGATCGTGTTCCTCGAGCCAATCGCCTCGCGCGCGGCGAGGTGCTCCTCCAGTTGGGCAATGGCGGTGCTATAGACGGCCTCATAGGTCGCCGGCAGGCGGATGACGGTGCGCTCAGGCTGAACTGGCTACTCAATGGTGGCCAGTCGCAGCAGCAAAAGGACTAGGTGGTCAGAGGACGAACCTGAGCCTCGGCGAAGTCCTTGTCGTCCTTTGCGAGTCCGACAAGCAGGCGAGCTGGCTTGAAACGTGCGCCATGCATGGCCTCAAGCTTACGCAAGCTCTCGACAATTCGTGCAAGCCCGTAATGTTCCGCCCATGCCATCGGGCCGCCGGTGTGTGCCGGCCAGTTGTAGCCGAGCACCGCCGCCACATCGATATCCGAGGCGCGGAGCGCGATGCCTTCTTCGAGGATGTGCGCGCCCTCGTTGACAACAGGGCAGAGCAGCCTTGTCAGAAGTTCCTCATCGCTCACTTGGTCAGAGCCTATCACACCCTTTTCGCGCGCGACTGCAGCGATCGTGGTTTCAGTCAATTTGGAGGGTAAAGGGCGGTGCTTCCCGTCATAGTCGTAATATCCCGATCCGCTTTTAAGTCCGAGGCGTCCTGCGGCGACGAGATCGCCCATCACGGTACGCTCGCTCGCGCCGCGGCCCACGACGTCGAGACCGACCATATCCATCATCTGGAAGTGACCTATGCCGAAGCCGTAGTCGGTGAGCACTTTGTCGATTCGCTCGATGGGAATACCTTCAAGCATCATAATTTCGGCCTCAGCGCCGCGCGGAGCCATAAGTCGGTTGGCAATGAAGCCGTCGCACACGGCGCTCAGAACCGGGACTTTGCCGATGTGCCGGGCGAGCGACATTGCTGTCGCAACGTTCTCTGGCTTGGTTCGCGTTGTGCGCACGACCTCAACCAGCCGCATTACGTTAACAGGGGAGAAGAAATGCAGGCCAAGCACACGCTCGGGCTGGCTTGTCGCATCGGCGATGGCGTCGAGGTCCAGAAACGAGGTATTCGATGCGAGTATTGCATCCGGGGCGGCGAGCGCATCGAGTTGAGCGAACAGGTCGCGTTTCAGCGCGAGATCCTCGAACACCGCCTCGATCACAAAATCCGCATCGCGCAGTGCTGTGAGGTCGAGTCGCGGCGAGAGCAGGGACATGCGCGTCTCGACCTCATCCGCGGACATGCGACCTTTCTGAGCACTTGCCTCGTAATGGCGGCGGATGTTGGAGCAGCCGCGTTCAAGTGCGGCTTTGGAGGTTTCGACGAGCGTGACGGGCAGTCCCGCATCGAGGAAGGTCATCGTAATGCCCCCCCCCATAGTTCCTGCGCCGATAACGCCGATCGAGGCGACGGGGCGCTGCATCGTGTTGGGCGGCAGGTCGGGAACGCGCGTAGTCTGTCTCTCTGCGAAGAAAAGATAGCGGAGTGCTTCAGATTGGTGGCCCTCTGCAAGCGCAAGGCATAGTTGCTGTTCGTGAGCGAGACCCTCTTCGAAGGGCAAGGAAAGCGCAGCACGCACGGCAGCACCAATCGCAGTGGGTGCATCGAGTCCCCGGAATCGATGCGCGTTCTTGATGAAGAACCTGTCGACCAGTTCTGGATCCTTGCGGTCGACTTCGAGCATGTCCTCGCGGTCCCGCACCCGCGGTGTACGAGCGCCTTCCGCAACGACATTGCGAGCGAAAGCAACTGCTTCCATCACGAGATCCTGGCCCGGTAGGACGGCATCGAGCAACCCGATCGCCAGTGCCTCCTCCGCCTTGACCTGGCGTCCGCTGGTCATGATTTCGAGTGCAGCGCAAGCGCCAACGAGGCGGGGCAGGCGCTGCGTCCCACCGGCACCAGGCAAGATGCCGAGTTTGACTTCGGGCAGTCCCACGCGGGCCGAGGGAACGGCCACCCGATAATGGC
Coding sequences within:
- a CDS encoding acyl-CoA synthetase translates to MNGEIIIASAIDERGQPNFTPLTPLSFLPRAAKIFPEKIALVHGTLRQSWCETHARCVRLGSALRARGVNRGDVVAIIAPNIPAMYEAHFGVPMAGAILNTLNTRLKAEEIAFQLGHGRARILMVDREFSETVAAATKIMADPPLIVDIDDPLYGGACFTEGAIAYEGLLAEGSPEVPWLMPEDERDPISLNYTSGTTGDPKGVLTHHRGAYLNSLSQIITWTMPLNPVYLWTLPMFHCNGWCFPWALAAQGGTNICLRKVDPPLVLDLIAAHRVSHLCGAPIVYSMLIDELTRNESTLRKSVQGMIAGAAPPKALMQGAERVGFDLTHVYGLTEVYGPAAVCLKQPDWADKTAEERARLNARQGVAMISQDAMCVLDPATMAPVPADGETAGEIMFRGNATMTGYLNNPQATIEAFAGGWFHTGDLAVVESDGYARITDRSKDIIISGGENISSLEVEDVLHQHPSVSLAAVVAKPDARWGEVACAFIELRTGEQASPVELQAFCRSHIAGFKVPKVIMFGEIPKTSTGKVQKAVLREVAKAMS
- a CDS encoding TetR/AcrR family transcriptional regulator; this translates as MSVSMPSSASEENEITDNSQRECEAGPVRDRLIDVASVHFAEHGLQGASQRAIQREVGVNPGAANYHFGSKEALYLAVIEDALGRIQASRTELLDDVEIGTDRSAAVRRLLNAYLAPMLREARTRRGHSYLRILVAQLSHADIARAAMEEQVQEVRERYIDHFSRLFPAVSRNRLYEILRVCLSVAAIVPIQFRQEQLSERKIETMIGDVTEITAVIFERMCDEDT
- a CDS encoding 3-hydroxyacyl-CoA dehydrogenase NAD-binding domain-containing protein, with the translated sequence MRYAPSRGNRGQGVVTGPATSVTVDRVAVITLDNPPVNALSHALRAGLLAELEAVLADPAIDAAVIHCAGRTFVAGADINEFGRPIAQPGFPELFSAIEDSAKPVIAAIHGTSLGGGFELSLACHYRVAVPSARVGLPEVKLGILPGAGGTQRLPRLVGACAALEIMTSGRQVKAEEALAIGLLDAVLPGQDLVMEAVAFARNVVAEGARTPRVRDREDMLEVDRKDPELVDRFFIKNAHRFRGLDAPTAIGAAVRAALSLPFEEGLAHEQQLCLALAEGHQSEALRYLFFAERQTTRVPDLPPNTMQRPVASIGVIGAGTMGGGITMTFLDAGLPVTLVETSKAALERGCSNIRRHYEASAQKGRMSADEVETRMSLLSPRLDLTALRDADFVIEAVFEDLALKRDLFAQLDALAAPDAILASNTSFLDLDAIADATSQPERVLGLHFFSPVNVMRLVEVVRTTRTKPENVATAMSLARHIGKVPVLSAVCDGFIANRLMAPRGAEAEIMMLEGIPIERIDKVLTDYGFGIGHFQMMDMVGLDVVGRGASERTVMGDLVAAGRLGLKSGSGYYDYDGKHRPLPSKLTETTIAAVAREKGVIGSDQVSDEELLTRLLCPVVNEGAHILEEGIALRASDIDVAAVLGYNWPAHTGGPMAWAEHYGLARIVESLRKLEAMHGARFKPARLLVGLAKDDKDFAEAQVRPLTT